The Pedobacter mucosus genome window below encodes:
- a CDS encoding cytochrome b/b6 domain-containing protein: MKIIKEKHSIAMRWTHWINFPVLFIMIWSGLMIYWANDAYGISIFNFSIIKFFPTWFYEYFHLKRRLAEGMAFHFLFMWFFFINGFLYILYTAFSGAWKELIPKKTSFKEAWQVLLFDLHIIKILPPQKKYNAAQRIAYSAIILMGIGSVITGLAIYKPVQFNWLCWLCGGYHFARILHFALTIGYVFFFFIHIIQVCIAGWNNFRSVISGFEVVEEPPSINNQSTSLTTKKEDGPN; encoded by the coding sequence TTGAAAATAATTAAAGAAAAGCATTCCATTGCAATGCGTTGGACACACTGGATTAATTTTCCAGTTTTGTTCATTATGATTTGGAGTGGATTAATGATTTATTGGGCAAACGATGCCTATGGAATCTCCATCTTTAATTTTTCTATTATAAAATTTTTCCCTACATGGTTTTATGAATATTTCCATTTAAAGAGGCGCCTTGCAGAAGGAATGGCTTTCCATTTCTTATTTATGTGGTTCTTTTTTATAAATGGCTTTTTATATATTTTGTATACTGCATTTTCAGGTGCATGGAAAGAGTTAATACCAAAAAAAACCTCCTTCAAAGAGGCTTGGCAAGTACTTCTTTTCGATCTTCATATTATAAAAATTCTTCCGCCTCAAAAAAAATATAATGCTGCCCAACGCATCGCCTATTCTGCTATAATTTTAATGGGCATAGGATCCGTAATAACAGGTTTAGCAATTTATAAACCTGTTCAATTTAACTGGTTATGTTGGTTATGTGGAGGTTATCACTTTGCCAGAATTTTACATTTCGCCTTAACAATTGGTTATGTATTTTTCTTTTTTATCCATATTATTCAAGTATGTATTGCTGGCTGGAATAATTTTCGTTCGGTAATATCTGGATTTGAAGTTGTTGAAGAACCACCTTCGATAAATAACCAATCAACTAGTTTAACAACTAAGAAAGAAGATGGACCAAACTGA
- the moaCB gene encoding bifunctional molybdenum cofactor biosynthesis protein MoaC/MoaB: MVNITNKLNSLRIAIATATVKVSKPETIQAIEQRKVPKGDVFEFARAAGLLGVKKTSDVIPDCHPLPVEFTSITYEIIDLTIVISVEVHTIYKTGVEVEAMHGAAVTALTMYDMLKPIDKFVEIHAVKLLKKSGGKTDFNKQDFSELKAAVVVCSDTISSGNGEDRSGKTIIAKLEVFGIETLNYEVIADDFDTIQSLVKSLSTQFDLVIFTGGTGLSPRDFTVDAIQPLIEKSIDGIMEQARRYGQDRMPYAMLSRGVSGLIGNCLVLTLPGSVKGVTESMDAIFPHVLHIFKVIKGDKH; this comes from the coding sequence ATGGTTAACATTACAAATAAATTAAATTCATTAAGAATCGCCATTGCAACCGCGACGGTTAAGGTTTCTAAACCTGAAACTATTCAAGCTATTGAGCAGCGAAAAGTACCAAAAGGTGATGTTTTCGAGTTCGCGAGAGCTGCAGGATTATTGGGTGTAAAAAAAACAAGCGATGTTATTCCAGATTGCCATCCCCTACCTGTAGAATTTACATCGATTACTTACGAAATTATAGATTTAACCATTGTTATTTCTGTTGAGGTACACACCATTTATAAAACCGGTGTTGAGGTTGAAGCCATGCATGGTGCAGCTGTTACGGCATTAACAATGTACGATATGTTGAAACCGATTGATAAATTTGTTGAAATACATGCTGTAAAATTGTTAAAAAAATCTGGTGGGAAAACTGATTTTAACAAACAGGATTTTTCTGAGCTAAAAGCCGCTGTTGTGGTTTGTTCTGACACCATTTCGTCAGGTAATGGAGAAGATAGATCGGGCAAAACAATTATAGCTAAATTGGAAGTTTTTGGTATCGAAACCTTAAATTACGAGGTAATTGCTGATGATTTTGATACCATTCAAAGTTTGGTTAAAAGTTTATCAACCCAATTTGATTTAGTAATTTTTACTGGCGGAACAGGACTCTCGCCAAGGGATTTTACTGTTGATGCCATTCAACCGTTAATCGAAAAAAGTATTGATGGAATAATGGAACAAGCCAGAAGATATGGACAGGATAGAATGCCCTATGCCATGTTATCACGGGGGGTTAGTGGTTTAATTGGAAATTGCTTGGTGCTAACTTTACCTGGATCTGTAAAAGGTGTTACAGAAAGTATGGATGCGATTTTCCCACATGTATTACATATTTTTAAAGTTATTAAAGGAGACAAACATTAA
- a CDS encoding S9 family peptidase, translated as MNKFYKLVLFAPLLSFTLAAQTKSFTITENIQPQAKANYQLASRFSPNKLKKMVYSTAVDPHWLKLTNRFWYTYESPKGKFWYLVNPVAKTKSLMFDNAKIAAEITLAVRDPFDAEHLPLENLKFAADEKSISFEVKSSIDELKKDRKDKKAADSMQKKIYSFKYELATAKLTEVANFSKPKAKPTWGSVAPDSSAIIFSRNYNLYWMDKINYQKAVKNEDDSTIVEHQLTKDGVKFYSYGGDGDGENNVENEKNNKKRRAAYVLWSPNARYFVLDRTDSRKVKDLWVINSVTPGRPTLETYKYQMPGETEAPQDEVLLFDFSAKSFKKLNVSAFKDQSISVWSKPSLNKDRDNEFRPSVWLGNDSKFYFSRTSRDLKRIDICTVNIQTDVVTPLIDERFNTYVEVNRPGLVNDGKELIHWSERDGWAHFYLFDGNGKLKNQITKGSFHCESIVNIDEKNRVLYFTANGREVKEDPYYLHLYSINFDGSNIKLLNAGDFDHAISMDDNKSFFVDNYSRVNTIPKSSLYDKSGKKVMELETTDLSLLMASGYKFPEPFKIKADDGITDLYGVMYKPFDFDPNKKYPIIEYVYPGPQTEAVNKVFSKSMDRTERLAQFGYIVITVGNRGGNPSRSKWYHTFGYGNLRDYGLADKKAAVEQLAAKYSFIDDQKVGITGHSGGGFMSTAAMLVYPDFFKAAVSNSGNHDNSIYNRWWSEKHNGVKEIISSKGDTTFKYNIEKNPDLAKNLKGHLLLMTGDVDNNVHPANTFRVANALIKAGKRFDMLIVPGQRHAYGDLTEYAFWKLADHFNKYLIGDFTDPSEVDLVEMDRDIEQNGKP; from the coding sequence ATGAATAAATTTTACAAGCTTGTTCTATTTGCTCCGCTTCTATCTTTTACGCTGGCGGCACAAACTAAATCATTTACCATAACAGAAAATATTCAGCCACAAGCAAAGGCTAATTACCAGCTTGCATCACGGTTTTCTCCAAATAAACTAAAGAAAATGGTTTATTCTACGGCTGTAGATCCGCATTGGCTAAAATTAACTAATCGTTTTTGGTACACATATGAAAGTCCGAAGGGAAAATTTTGGTATTTGGTTAATCCAGTTGCAAAAACTAAAAGTTTGATGTTTGATAATGCAAAAATTGCAGCAGAAATAACTTTGGCTGTTCGTGATCCATTTGATGCTGAACATTTACCTTTAGAAAATTTAAAATTCGCTGCTGATGAGAAGAGCATTTCATTTGAGGTAAAAAGCTCAATAGATGAGCTAAAAAAAGATCGTAAAGACAAAAAAGCTGCAGATTCCATGCAGAAAAAAATATATTCATTTAAATATGAATTAGCCACAGCAAAACTTACAGAAGTCGCTAATTTTAGCAAGCCAAAAGCTAAACCAACTTGGGGATCGGTTGCTCCAGATTCGTCGGCAATCATTTTCTCTCGCAACTACAACCTTTATTGGATGGATAAAATTAATTATCAAAAGGCAGTTAAGAATGAGGATGATAGTACCATTGTTGAGCATCAATTAACAAAGGATGGTGTAAAGTTTTACTCTTATGGAGGTGATGGCGATGGGGAAAATAACGTCGAAAATGAAAAGAATAACAAAAAACGCAGAGCGGCTTATGTTTTATGGTCGCCAAATGCTAGGTATTTTGTTTTAGATCGCACAGATTCCCGTAAGGTTAAAGATTTATGGGTAATTAACAGTGTTACGCCGGGCAGACCGACTTTAGAAACCTATAAATATCAAATGCCGGGTGAAACAGAAGCGCCACAGGATGAAGTTCTTTTATTTGATTTTTCGGCTAAGTCTTTCAAAAAATTGAACGTTTCTGCATTTAAAGATCAAAGTATTTCTGTGTGGAGCAAACCTTCTTTAAATAAAGATCGGGATAACGAATTTCGTCCATCCGTTTGGTTGGGAAATGATAGTAAATTTTATTTTTCACGTACCAGTCGCGATTTAAAAAGAATAGACATTTGTACAGTAAACATTCAAACAGATGTAGTTACACCACTTATTGATGAACGTTTTAACACTTACGTGGAAGTTAATCGGCCAGGTTTAGTAAATGACGGTAAAGAATTAATCCACTGGAGTGAACGTGATGGTTGGGCACATTTTTATCTTTTTGATGGTAATGGAAAACTCAAAAATCAAATTACGAAAGGGTCTTTTCATTGCGAAAGTATTGTAAATATCGATGAAAAAAATCGTGTGTTGTATTTTACAGCAAACGGGAGGGAAGTAAAAGAAGATCCATATTATTTGCATTTATACAGCATCAATTTTGATGGCTCAAACATTAAACTTCTAAATGCTGGTGATTTTGATCACGCCATTAGTATGGATGATAACAAGAGCTTTTTTGTAGATAATTATTCTAGGGTAAATACCATTCCAAAATCTTCTTTGTATGATAAAAGCGGTAAGAAGGTAATGGAGTTAGAAACAACAGATCTTTCACTTTTGATGGCTTCGGGTTATAAATTTCCTGAGCCTTTTAAAATTAAAGCTGATGATGGAATAACCGATTTATATGGTGTAATGTATAAACCTTTTGATTTTGATCCGAACAAGAAATATCCCATAATCGAATATGTTTATCCTGGACCTCAAACGGAGGCTGTAAATAAAGTATTTAGCAAGAGTATGGATCGTACGGAACGGCTTGCACAATTTGGCTATATTGTTATTACAGTTGGGAATCGTGGTGGAAACCCATCGCGTTCTAAGTGGTACCACACCTTTGGCTACGGAAATTTGCGTGATTATGGTTTGGCAGATAAGAAAGCAGCTGTAGAACAACTGGCTGCAAAATATTCTTTTATTGATGATCAAAAGGTTGGGATAACTGGGCATTCTGGAGGCGGTTTTATGTCTACAGCTGCCATGTTGGTTTATCCTGATTTTTTTAAGGCTGCGGTAAGTAATTCAGGTAATCATGATAATAGCATTTACAACCGTTGGTGGAGTGAAAAGCATAATGGTGTTAAGGAAATTATCTCGTCAAAAGGCGATACCACTTTTAAGTATAACATAGAAAAAAATCCTGATTTGGCTAAAAATTTGAAAGGACATTTATTATTAATGACTGGAGATGTAGATAACAATGTTCATCCCGCCAATACTTTTCGAGTAGCAAATGCTTTAATTAAGGCTGGAAAGCGCTTTGATATGTTGATTGTTCCTGGTCAACGACATGCTTATGGCGATCTAACCGAATATGCATTTTGGAAGCTGGCAGATCATTTCAATAAATATTTAATCGGTGATTTTACTGATCCAAGTGAAGTAGATTTGGTAGAAATGGATCGCGATATCGAGCAAAATGGAAAGCCTTAG
- the msrB gene encoding peptide-methionine (R)-S-oxide reductase MsrB: protein MKNFKLIFIPLLALTLNACSQSPAAKKASISENTKLYPQAKTDAYWKKALSTEAYQIMVERGTEPPYKNPYWNNHKKGIYVSAATGKPLFNSDTKFDSGTGWPSFYQPIDSKAIKIIRDTSDGMVRDEVVEASTGLHLGHVFDDGPKPTGKRYCMDSYAFKFVPTK from the coding sequence ATGAAAAATTTCAAATTAATATTTATCCCACTTTTGGCGCTTACCTTAAATGCTTGCAGTCAAAGCCCAGCCGCCAAAAAAGCAAGTATATCAGAAAATACAAAATTATATCCACAAGCAAAAACTGATGCTTATTGGAAAAAAGCACTTTCAACAGAAGCTTATCAAATTATGGTGGAACGCGGAACAGAACCGCCTTATAAAAACCCATATTGGAATAACCATAAAAAAGGAATTTATGTAAGTGCGGCAACGGGCAAACCATTATTTAATTCTGATACTAAATTTGATTCTGGTACGGGCTGGCCAAGTTTTTATCAGCCGATAGATTCAAAAGCAATCAAGATTATTCGTGATACATCAGATGGGATGGTAAGGGATGAAGTGGTAGAAGCAAGTACAGGTTTGCATTTAGGTCATGTGTTTGATGACGGTCCAAAACCTACTGGTAAAAGATATTGTATGGATTCTTATGCATTTAAATTTGTTCCAACAAAATAA
- a CDS encoding GNAT family N-acetyltransferase, which translates to MIEVKFETGEQEPAAFNLYDGESKIGEMIVEVKSGNMTVFHTEVDEDQSGKGYASKLLAAMVDYVREHHLKVLPLCTYVAAQFKRNEPKYNDIWNQ; encoded by the coding sequence ATGATTGAGGTAAAGTTTGAAACGGGAGAGCAAGAACCTGCAGCATTTAATCTGTATGATGGTGAAAGTAAAATTGGTGAAATGATTGTTGAAGTAAAATCTGGAAACATGACTGTTTTTCACACTGAAGTGGATGAAGATCAATCTGGAAAAGGTTATGCTAGCAAATTATTAGCGGCTATGGTCGATTATGTACGGGAGCATCATTTAAAAGTGTTGCCACTTTGCACTTATGTCGCTGCTCAGTTTAAGCGTAATGAACCAAAATATAATGATATCTGGAATCAGTAA
- a CDS encoding molybdopterin molybdotransferase MoeA — translation MINVTEAKALVKENALALNPVKIHLSLAASHILAEDVFAICDIPAFRQSSMDGYAIKFADKDLTLKLSGEMAAGTEANFTILNGETARIFTGAPLPDGADTVVMQEKIATVNDEVSVLDEKLKLGANVRAKGSEVKTNALAMQKGNLLTPAAIGFLAGIGITEVSVYPMPKVSIIVTGKELQQPGNKLNFGQVYESNSFSLKAALKIAGIENVHVFQADDELDILKNILDEAMQISDVVLLTGGVSVGDYDFVIEATHLCEVDEIFHKVKQKPGKPLYFGKKNQQLVFGLPGNPSSVLNCFYNYVLPAIYSLSNKVNAVKEIKAKLAAAYQKPAGLTQFLKGFYEDGFATPLNAQESYRLSSFAQANCLIVLTETQENFQEGEIVNVLLLPE, via the coding sequence ATGATAAATGTTACTGAGGCTAAAGCACTTGTAAAAGAAAATGCTTTAGCACTTAATCCTGTAAAAATACATCTCTCTCTTGCCGCTAGTCATATTTTAGCCGAAGATGTTTTTGCAATTTGTGACATTCCAGCGTTCAGGCAATCATCAATGGATGGTTACGCAATAAAATTCGCAGACAAAGACCTTACATTAAAACTTTCTGGAGAAATGGCCGCGGGGACCGAAGCAAATTTTACTATTTTGAACGGTGAAACAGCAAGAATTTTCACGGGTGCCCCACTACCTGATGGTGCAGATACAGTTGTAATGCAAGAGAAAATAGCTACTGTTAATGATGAAGTTTCAGTTTTAGATGAAAAGTTGAAATTGGGCGCTAACGTTAGGGCTAAGGGCTCCGAGGTTAAAACCAATGCTCTTGCAATGCAAAAGGGAAATTTACTTACGCCAGCTGCAATAGGTTTTTTAGCCGGAATAGGCATCACTGAAGTTTCTGTTTATCCAATGCCGAAAGTGTCGATTATTGTAACTGGCAAAGAATTACAGCAGCCGGGCAACAAGCTAAATTTCGGTCAGGTTTATGAATCCAATTCCTTTTCACTAAAAGCGGCTTTAAAAATTGCTGGCATCGAAAATGTTCATGTTTTTCAGGCAGACGATGAGCTCGATATTTTAAAAAATATTCTCGACGAAGCAATGCAAATTAGTGACGTCGTTTTGCTCACTGGCGGCGTAAGTGTTGGTGATTATGACTTCGTTATAGAAGCCACCCACCTTTGCGAAGTTGATGAAATTTTCCATAAAGTAAAGCAGAAACCCGGAAAGCCACTTTATTTTGGTAAAAAAAATCAGCAATTGGTATTTGGATTGCCTGGAAACCCTTCATCAGTTTTAAATTGCTTTTATAATTATGTATTGCCGGCGATTTATTCTTTATCAAATAAAGTAAATGCGGTGAAAGAAATCAAGGCAAAATTAGCTGCAGCATATCAGAAACCAGCTGGACTAACGCAGTTTCTAAAAGGATTTTACGAAGACGGTTTTGCTACGCCTTTGAATGCCCAAGAATCTTACCGATTAAGCTCATTCGCACAGGCAAATTGCTTAATTGTATTAACCGAAACACAAGAAAATTTTCAAGAAGGCGAAATTGTAAATGTACTTTTATTGCCTGAGTAA
- the msrA gene encoding peptide-methionine (S)-S-oxide reductase MsrA, which produces MRLFKICLFGLIFLSACQNNRIKTKESEFASLPKPAANEQVATFAGGCFWALAEGMSELKGVTKVVSGYAGGTTKNPTYEEVCADNTGHAESVQVYYDPKIISYSQLAEAFLYAHDPTTLNRQGPDEGEDYRSIAFYRSPQEEEILESTFAKVDASRHYPNPIVTEIKPYKVLYAAENYHQGYYKLHPNSSYIQFVSVPKVMKLRKTMSDFIKPEFKGNWPQTLN; this is translated from the coding sequence ATGAGATTATTTAAGATATGTCTATTTGGGCTGATTTTTTTAAGTGCTTGCCAAAATAACAGGATTAAAACAAAAGAAAGTGAGTTTGCTTCTTTACCAAAACCAGCAGCGAACGAGCAAGTTGCAACCTTTGCTGGTGGATGCTTTTGGGCGCTTGCTGAAGGAATGAGTGAACTTAAAGGGGTTACGAAGGTGGTTTCTGGATATGCCGGAGGAACGACTAAAAATCCTACTTATGAGGAAGTTTGTGCCGATAATACGGGTCATGCAGAATCTGTTCAGGTTTATTATGATCCAAAGATTATTAGTTACTCGCAGCTGGCTGAGGCCTTTTTATATGCTCACGATCCAACAACGCTTAATAGACAAGGACCTGATGAAGGTGAAGATTATAGATCGATTGCATTTTATCGATCTCCACAAGAAGAAGAAATATTAGAAAGTACTTTCGCAAAAGTCGATGCAAGTCGCCATTATCCAAACCCAATTGTTACTGAAATAAAACCATATAAAGTTTTATATGCAGCAGAAAATTACCATCAGGGTTACTATAAATTGCATCCTAATAGTTCATACATTCAATTTGTTTCTGTCCCAAAAGTGATGAAATTAAGAAAGACGATGAGTGATTTTATTAAACCAGAATTTAAAGGAAATTGGCCACAAACTTTAAATTAA
- a CDS encoding molybdenum cofactor biosynthesis protein MoaE — MSEKKVKNIFVNGAIEPGFIANSIANHSAKTNIGGHSIFLGQVRKDEIDGKFVTSIDYTAFEELALEKMQAIREDIFNKYSLTCMHIHHSLGIIKTGEICLFVFTSSAHRKPAIDACEEVVERIKAELPIWGKEIFEDESHQWKENI; from the coding sequence ATGAGCGAAAAAAAAGTAAAAAACATCTTTGTAAATGGTGCGATTGAGCCTGGCTTTATCGCCAATAGCATTGCAAATCATAGTGCTAAAACTAACATCGGCGGACATAGCATTTTTTTAGGGCAAGTGCGCAAGGATGAAATTGATGGAAAATTTGTAACATCAATCGATTATACCGCTTTTGAAGAATTGGCTTTAGAAAAAATGCAGGCAATAAGAGAAGACATTTTTAATAAATATTCTTTAACCTGCATGCATATACACCACAGTTTAGGAATTATAAAAACAGGTGAAATTTGTCTTTTTGTTTTTACCTCATCTGCACACCGAAAGCCCGCTATTGATGCTTGTGAAGAGGTTGTAGAAAGAATTAAAGCGGAACTTCCCATCTGGGGAAAAGAGATTTTTGAAGACGAATCACATCAGTGGAAAGAAAATATTTAA
- a CDS encoding HesA/MoeB/ThiF family protein, which produces MYSERYQRQIILKGFGEEAQQRLTHAKVLVIGAGGLGCPALQYLVSAGVGCVGIIDDDIVSESNLHRQILYATADVGLLKVNVAKKKLNDLNPEVEIQIYPFKLDKDNILKLLKQYDFILDGTDNFDSRYLINDASFLLKKPLVFAAVSGFEGQLAVFNVIDEFNQVTNYRDLFPIPPSKGEIPNCSENGILGVLPGIIGAMQAAEVIKLITKIGKPLINKIINYNLLDQSFYEILITPSPVGSYQMPQNEEDFNRMNDDKIQSENLGEILEIEADELALLQEKESTIIIDVREIGEIPILNPSVFTQIPMSVFNTFLEQETIEDHIVLICQHGIRSVAAAEYLLEKYGNSKKIYSLKGGISRWKNHFQKL; this is translated from the coding sequence ATGTATAGCGAAAGGTACCAGCGACAAATTATACTTAAAGGATTTGGTGAAGAAGCTCAGCAACGACTAACTCATGCAAAAGTCCTAGTAATTGGTGCTGGAGGATTGGGTTGCCCTGCATTACAATATCTTGTTTCTGCCGGCGTAGGCTGCGTCGGAATTATAGATGATGATATCGTTTCTGAAAGCAATTTACATCGCCAAATTCTATACGCAACAGCGGATGTTGGTCTACTAAAAGTTAATGTTGCCAAGAAAAAATTGAACGACTTAAATCCTGAAGTTGAAATTCAAATTTATCCGTTTAAATTAGATAAGGATAACATTTTAAAGCTTTTAAAACAATACGATTTCATTTTAGATGGAACAGACAATTTTGATTCAAGATATTTAATAAACGATGCATCTTTTCTGCTGAAAAAACCATTAGTTTTTGCTGCAGTATCAGGTTTTGAAGGCCAATTAGCTGTTTTTAATGTGATTGACGAATTTAATCAAGTAACAAACTACAGAGATCTTTTTCCCATTCCTCCATCAAAAGGAGAGATTCCAAATTGCTCAGAAAATGGTATTCTAGGCGTATTACCAGGAATAATTGGAGCCATGCAGGCGGCTGAAGTCATTAAATTAATTACAAAAATTGGTAAACCATTAATTAATAAAATAATAAACTATAATCTTTTGGATCAATCATTTTACGAAATTTTAATTACGCCATCTCCAGTTGGATCTTATCAAATGCCCCAAAATGAGGAAGATTTCAACAGGATGAATGACGACAAAATACAGTCAGAAAATCTTGGCGAAATCTTAGAAATTGAAGCCGATGAATTAGCGCTTTTACAAGAAAAAGAATCAACAATCATAATTGATGTAAGGGAAATTGGAGAGATTCCGATATTAAATCCTTCTGTGTTTACACAAATTCCAATGTCGGTTTTTAATACTTTTTTGGAGCAAGAAACTATTGAAGATCATATTGTTTTAATTTGTCAGCATGGCATTAGAAGTGTTGCTGCAGCTGAATATTTATTGGAAAAATACGGAAATAGCAAAAAAATATATAGCCTGAAAGGTGGAATTTCAAGATGGAAAAATCATTTCCAAAAGTTATAA
- a CDS encoding polysaccharide deacetylase family protein, which translates to MKYNSLSLALSSIIFLSSCQTKSPAEKTNDTTEKISAAVENTIANVDISKIKVADAATIIARKQVPILCYHQVRNWTEKDGKVGKDYIVPIQNFKDQMKMLADSGYHTISPDQLYAYLNTGAKLPSKPIMLTFDDTDLDQFTIVRPTLDEFGFKAMYFIMTVSIGRKGKFVDYMSSAQIKQLADEGNVIGSHTYDHKNFKKYTGKDWEEQLDKPTKKLEEITGKKMTEFAYPFGLWNAEGIPELKKRGFRMAFQLSTKRDEKDPLFTIRRIIASGYWTPKTLSNSIKNSF; encoded by the coding sequence ATGAAATACAATTCTTTAAGTCTAGCTTTATCCAGCATTATTTTTTTAAGTAGCTGCCAAACAAAATCTCCAGCAGAAAAAACGAATGATACAACAGAGAAAATTTCTGCCGCTGTAGAAAACACAATCGCAAACGTTGACATATCAAAAATAAAAGTTGCTGATGCAGCAACCATAATCGCCAGGAAACAGGTTCCTATTTTATGCTATCACCAAGTTAGAAACTGGACAGAAAAAGACGGCAAAGTTGGTAAGGACTATATCGTTCCAATTCAAAATTTTAAAGATCAAATGAAAATGCTCGCTGATAGTGGTTACCATACCATTTCTCCTGATCAATTGTACGCCTATTTAAATACTGGCGCTAAATTGCCAAGCAAGCCCATTATGCTAACCTTTGACGATACCGATTTGGATCAATTTACGATTGTTCGTCCAACTTTAGACGAATTTGGCTTCAAAGCGATGTATTTTATTATGACGGTTTCTATCGGTAGAAAAGGAAAATTTGTTGATTATATGAGCTCAGCGCAGATAAAACAACTTGCCGACGAAGGAAATGTAATTGGAAGTCATACTTATGATCATAAAAACTTTAAAAAATATACAGGCAAAGATTGGGAAGAACAATTAGATAAGCCTACTAAGAAATTAGAAGAAATTACGGGTAAAAAAATGACTGAATTCGCCTACCCATTTGGCTTATGGAATGCAGAAGGAATTCCTGAATTAAAGAAACGGGGATTTAGAATGGCTTTTCAATTATCAACCAAACGTGACGAAAAAGATCCTTTATTTACCATCCGTCGAATTATTGCCAGTGGATATTGGACACCAAAAACCTTAAGCAATAGCATAAAAAATAGCTTTTAA
- a CDS encoding molybdopterin-dependent oxidoreductase, whose amino-acid sequence MDQTDKKTDSALTVDQKIKRRNFISFGIFFTASGSAIAGWKWLLNSPKEIPSVTGGARLPLRKALNKTELFFRNFYSNNHLVKVYPKYMAAKTVRVNSLIGIDDDKNFDVKNWKLNIKLSNQKSLNISIDQIKTLPKTEIIFDFKCVEGWDQIQHWAGVKMSDFITHFKLDDLAQCQYIGLETPNGKYYVGLEREAILHPQTILAYEMNNAPLTINHGAPLRLIVPVKYGIKNLKRIGTMSFSNTRPKDYWAENGYDYYSGL is encoded by the coding sequence ATGGACCAAACTGATAAAAAAACGGATTCTGCCTTAACGGTTGATCAAAAAATTAAACGACGGAATTTTATTTCCTTTGGAATTTTTTTCACAGCGAGCGGAAGTGCTATAGCAGGCTGGAAATGGCTATTAAATTCTCCAAAAGAAATTCCTTCGGTAACGGGTGGTGCCAGGTTGCCGCTTAGAAAAGCATTGAATAAAACCGAATTATTCTTTCGCAATTTCTACAGTAATAATCATTTGGTTAAAGTTTATCCAAAATATATGGCCGCTAAAACCGTTCGGGTAAACAGTTTGATTGGTATAGATGATGATAAAAATTTTGATGTAAAAAACTGGAAACTTAATATAAAACTTAGTAATCAAAAATCACTTAATATTAGTATTGACCAGATTAAAACTTTACCAAAAACAGAAATAATTTTTGATTTTAAGTGTGTTGAAGGCTGGGATCAAATTCAACATTGGGCTGGCGTAAAAATGAGTGATTTTATAACACATTTCAAACTTGATGATTTAGCTCAGTGCCAATATATTGGTTTGGAAACACCGAACGGAAAATACTACGTTGGCTTAGAAAGAGAAGCTATTTTACATCCTCAAACAATACTTGCTTACGAAATGAATAATGCGCCTTTAACCATAAATCATGGTGCGCCATTGCGATTAATTGTTCCAGTTAAATATGGTATAAAAAACCTTAAAAGGATTGGAACAATGTCGTTCAGCAATACCAGACCTAAAGATTACTGGGCAGAAAATGGCTATGATTACTATTCGGGATTATAG
- a CDS encoding MoaD/ThiS family protein, with translation MEIKMISFGKIAEFMESQSINTDEVSDTNEFKQYLEETFPQLKGMKYILAVDKKIVQVNTAIKNNSTIAVMPPFSGG, from the coding sequence ATGGAAATCAAGATGATTAGCTTTGGAAAAATTGCTGAGTTTATGGAAAGTCAAAGCATAAATACCGATGAGGTATCTGACACCAATGAATTTAAGCAATATTTGGAAGAAACTTTTCCGCAGCTTAAAGGAATGAAATATATCTTAGCAGTTGATAAAAAAATCGTTCAAGTAAATACTGCAATTAAAAACAATTCAACTATTGCCGTCATGCCACCGTTTTCTGGCGGATAA